One Gadus chalcogrammus isolate NIFS_2021 chromosome 4, NIFS_Gcha_1.0, whole genome shotgun sequence DNA segment encodes these proteins:
- the LOC130381168 gene encoding microsomal glutathione S-transferase 1-like isoform X1, whose product MGTRGATTSFLEDEVFLAFSTYATIVVLKTMLMAPLTAYYRFTRGAFSNEEDVRGKSEEQKKRLLRNHPDVDRVRRCHQNDLENVIPFVLVGLLYSLTGPDAATAITYFRVFAASRLCHTVAYVLPLPQPSRALSWLTGLVVTFCMAYSVLTHKRLL is encoded by the exons TGGGAACCCGCGGTGCGACGACGTCGTTCCTCGAGGATGAGGTGTTCCTGGCCTTCTCCACCTACGCCACCATCGTGGTGCTAAAGACCATGTTGATGGCGCCGCTCACCGCGTACTACCGCTTCACCCGTGGG GCCTTCTCCAACGAGGAAGACGTGCGGGGCAAGAgcgaggagcagaagaagaggctGCTGCGGAACCATCCAGACGTGGATCGCGTTCGCAG GTGCCACCAGAACGACCTGGAGAACGTCATTCCCTTCGTGCTCGTCGGGCTCCTCTACTCGCTGACGGGCCCCGACGCGGCCACGGCCATCACCTACTTCAGGGTGTTCGCCGCCTCGCGCCTCTGCCACACCGTGGCCTACGTCCTGCCCCTGCCCCAGCCCAGCCGGGCGCTGTCATGGCTGACCGGGCTGGTGGTCACCTTCTGCATGGCCTACAGTGTGCTCACTCACAAAAGGCTTCTGTAA
- the LOC130381168 gene encoding microsomal glutathione S-transferase 1-like isoform X2 yields the protein MGTRGATTSFLEDEVFLAFSTYATIVVLKTMLMAPLTAYYRFTRGAFSNEEDVRGKSEEQKKRLLRNHPDVDRVRRCHQNDLENVVPFVLVGLLYSLTGPDAATAVTYFRVFAASRLCHTVAYVLPLPQPSRALSWLTGLVVTCCMAYRVLLHNFRL from the exons TGGGAACCCGCGGTGCGACGACGTCGTTCCTCGAGGATGAGGTGTTCCTGGCCTTCTCCACCTACGCCACCATCGTGGTGCTAAAGACCATGTTGATGGCGCCGCTCACCGCGTACTACCGCTTCACCCGTGGG GCCTTCTCCAACGAGGAAGACGTGCGGGGCAAGAgcgaggagcagaagaagaggctGCTGCGGAACCATCCAGACGTGGATCGCGTTCGCAG GTGCCACCAGAACGACCTGGAGAACGTGGTTCCCTTCGTGCTCGTCGGGCTCCTCTACTCGCTGACGGGCCCCGACGCGGCCACGGCCGTCACCTACTTCAGGGTGTTCGCCGCCTCACGCCTCTGCCACACCGTGGCCTACGTCCTGCCCCTGCCCCAGCCCAGCCGGGCGCTGTCATGGCTGACCGGGCTGGTGGTCACCTGCTGCATGGCCTACCGCGTGCTCCTGCATAACTTCCGCTTGTAG
- the LOC130381168 gene encoding microsomal glutathione S-transferase 1-like isoform X3, protein MPELTQVVDSEVITAYATYVVIVVLKMMLMAPLTSYYRMKKKVFANLEDTKLAHPVEEPKFVRVDPDVERVRRCHQNDLENVVPFVLVGLLYSLTGPDAATAVTYFRVFAASRLCHTVAYVLPLPQPSRALSWLTGLVVTCCMAYRVLLHNFRL, encoded by the exons ATGCCCGAGCTGACCCAAGTCGTGGATAGCGAGGTGATTACAGCCTACGCCACCTACGTGGTGATCGTCGTCCTGAAGATGATGCTCATGGCGCCGCTGACGTCATACTACCGGATGAAGAAGAAG GTGTTTGCAAACTTGGAAGACACCAAGTTAGCCCATCCGGTGGAGGAGCCAAAGTTTGTGCGCGTGGATCCTGACGTCGAGCGCGTACGGAG GTGCCACCAGAACGACCTGGAGAACGTGGTTCCCTTCGTGCTCGTCGGGCTCCTCTACTCGCTGACGGGCCCCGACGCGGCCACGGCCGTCACCTACTTCAGGGTGTTCGCCGCCTCACGCCTCTGCCACACCGTGGCCTACGTCCTGCCCCTGCCCCAGCCCAGCCGGGCGCTGTCATGGCTGACCGGGCTGGTGGTCACCTGCTGCATGGCCTACCGCGTGCTCCTGCATAACTTCCGCTTGTAG